In Streptomyces sp. SLBN-118, the following are encoded in one genomic region:
- a CDS encoding YceI family protein, which produces MTLTDGNYRLGPSTGRLLIKTSRTGLGRRAGHDLTIEATRWSGDATVVVGDPEKSSVTVTIETGSLDVREGTGGLKPLTDSDRAEIKRTLGGEALLHTARHPVITFRSTRIAGTPGSFEITGDLTLKGSTHPVTVHGGANGGALLHGWATVTQSVWGIKPYSAFLGALRLADEVRIEFEVTELEPAPDAGQSPE; this is translated from the coding sequence GTGACACTGACCGACGGAAACTACCGCCTCGGACCGTCGACCGGCCGGCTGCTGATCAAGACCAGCCGGACCGGGCTCGGCCGCAGGGCGGGACACGACCTTACGATCGAGGCCACCCGATGGTCCGGGGACGCGACGGTAGTCGTCGGCGATCCAGAGAAGTCGTCGGTGACCGTGACGATCGAGACGGGCTCGCTGGACGTCCGGGAGGGGACGGGCGGGCTGAAGCCACTCACCGATTCCGACCGGGCCGAGATCAAACGGACGCTGGGGGGCGAGGCCCTGTTGCACACCGCCCGGCATCCCGTGATCACCTTCCGCTCCACCCGGATCGCGGGAACGCCTGGGTCGTTCGAGATCACCGGGGACCTCACCCTCAAGGGCTCGACTCACCCGGTGACGGTTCACGGCGGCGCCAATGGCGGTGCGCTGCTGCATGGCTGGGCAACCGTCACGCAATCCGTTTGGGGAATCAAGCCCTACAGCGCGTTCTTGGGCGCGTTGCGGTTGGCCGACGAGGTTCGGATCGAGTTCGAGGTGACTGAACTGGAACCGGCACCCGACGCCGGGCAATCCCCGGAGTAG
- a CDS encoding DUF6745 domain-containing protein has protein sequence MLAEQRVERARDVPGGVDVGVGGPQAARCRSARRSRPAACLRPGGATGAVRDEIRTRPWADERRRLHDELGPQGWCALWSATGAQLWDTTRELAERIRTGIVAELVERPEDESDVRLRLLDAVLGQHDAAWLAAFDGRGERLSGLAQVARNAGWWWPYENVVVISERPVELHRDEDGRLDRGDGPALAFPDDFALYAWRGMPVSAAFLDELASLTPAHIRAEENAELRRVMLEFYGYDRYLSESDARPVHRDETGILWRIALEGDEDVVMVEVVNSTPEPDGTHRTYWLRVPPTTRTAKEGVAWTFGLGQEVYEPVRQT, from the coding sequence GTGCTTGCCGAGCAGCGGGTGGAACGCGCTCGCGACGTCCCCGGCGGCGTAGATGTCGGGGTGGGAGGACCGCAGGCGGCGCGGTGCCGAAGCGCTCGGCGTAGCCGGCCAGCGGCATGCCTTCGGCCTGGAGGAGCGACTGGAGCAGTGCGCGACGAGATCCGCACCCGGCCATGGGCCGATGAGCGACGCCGTCTGCACGACGAGTTGGGTCCCCAGGGCTGGTGCGCGCTGTGGTCGGCGACCGGCGCGCAGTTGTGGGACACCACGAGGGAACTGGCCGAGCGGATACGTACAGGAATCGTCGCGGAGCTCGTGGAGCGCCCGGAAGACGAGTCCGACGTGCGGTTGCGTCTCCTCGACGCGGTGCTCGGCCAGCACGACGCGGCCTGGCTCGCGGCGTTCGACGGCCGTGGCGAGCGGCTCTCGGGACTGGCGCAAGTGGCCAGGAACGCCGGATGGTGGTGGCCTTACGAAAACGTGGTGGTCATCAGCGAGCGACCGGTTGAGCTGCATCGCGACGAGGACGGACGCCTCGACCGTGGCGACGGCCCGGCCCTGGCCTTCCCGGACGACTTCGCGCTGTACGCGTGGCGGGGCATGCCGGTATCCGCCGCGTTCCTCGACGAGCTGGCTTCACTGACCCCCGCACACATACGGGCCGAGGAGAACGCGGAGTTGCGCCGCGTGATGCTGGAGTTCTACGGCTACGACCGCTATCTGAGCGAGTCGGATGCCCGGCCGGTGCACCGCGACGAGACCGGCATCCTCTGGCGGATCGCCCTCGAGGGCGACGAGGACGTGGTGATGGTCGAGGTGGTCAACTCCACCCCCGAGCCGGACGGCACGCACCGTACGTACTGGCTGCGTGTGCCGCCCACGACAAGGACCGCGAAGGAGGGCGTGGCCTGGACGTTCGGGCTCGGCCAGGAGGTGTACGAACCGGTGCGCCAGACTTGA